Proteins co-encoded in one Corynebacterium tuberculostearicum genomic window:
- a CDS encoding DUF3017 domain-containing protein: MNLDNPHDAGLAPSPLPPAAQWAAIGIFVAGVVVSGGYAAFEYWRRATFLLGLALLWLTVVRLTCDSRRVGVLAVRSRRFDACFTGLLGAVMAFLAFSVDSLGS, encoded by the coding sequence GTGAATCTAGACAATCCGCACGACGCCGGCCTCGCGCCCTCCCCGCTGCCGCCCGCCGCGCAGTGGGCGGCCATCGGCATCTTCGTGGCGGGCGTGGTTGTCTCTGGCGGCTACGCGGCATTCGAGTACTGGCGCCGGGCCACGTTCCTCCTTGGCCTCGCTCTGCTGTGGCTCACCGTGGTTCGCCTTACCTGTGATTCCCGCCGCGTCGGCGTGCTCGCCGTGCGCTCGCGCCGCTTCGATGCCTGCTTTACTGGCCTACTCGGCGCCGTGATGGCCTTTCTGGCCTTCTCCGTGGACTCGCTCGGCAGCTAG
- the metX gene encoding homoserine O-acetyltransferase MetX encodes MKLVSIGNFHTEAGATLADAHIAYHRFGHLLGDPHGRNNVIVVEHALTGDSNVAEWWADLVGPGKALDTTKWCVIATNALGGCSGSTGPASPHPDDGCAWGSRFPALSVRDLVAAERAALRELGITHVHAIIGGSMGGARTLEWTLMHPEAVDAACVIAVSARASAWQIGIQSAQIAAIEQDSFWHGGDYYASAQRPREGLAAARRIAHLTYRGEQEIDERFGVQARTGENPLGPYRRRNERFAVNSYLDYQGIKLADRFDAGSYVTLTEALNRHDIGRGRGGLNRALGSSEVPTMVVGVDTDILYPYHQQEHISRNLGNLLAMAKVVSPVGHDAFLTESRQMDRILRNFLTLSQPDPSIDSAAGDPTEYSI; translated from the coding sequence ACCACCGCTTCGGCCACCTCCTCGGCGATCCCCACGGCCGCAATAACGTCATTGTGGTTGAACACGCCCTGACCGGTGACTCGAATGTGGCCGAATGGTGGGCTGATCTGGTCGGCCCTGGCAAGGCGCTAGATACGACGAAGTGGTGCGTTATCGCCACCAACGCACTGGGCGGCTGCTCCGGCTCCACCGGCCCCGCCTCCCCGCACCCAGACGACGGCTGCGCCTGGGGCTCGCGCTTCCCTGCGCTTTCGGTGCGCGACCTCGTCGCGGCCGAGCGCGCCGCGCTCCGCGAGCTCGGCATCACCCACGTCCACGCCATCATTGGCGGCTCGATGGGCGGCGCGCGCACGCTGGAGTGGACGCTGATGCACCCCGAGGCCGTTGATGCGGCTTGCGTCATTGCCGTATCGGCCCGCGCTTCCGCCTGGCAGATTGGCATCCAGTCGGCGCAAATCGCGGCCATCGAGCAGGATTCCTTCTGGCACGGCGGCGATTACTACGCCTCCGCGCAGCGCCCGCGCGAGGGGCTGGCGGCCGCGCGTCGCATTGCACACCTGACGTATCGCGGCGAGCAGGAAATCGACGAGCGCTTCGGCGTCCAGGCCCGGACCGGCGAGAACCCACTCGGGCCCTACCGCCGCCGCAATGAGCGCTTTGCCGTCAACTCCTACCTGGACTATCAGGGCATCAAGCTGGCCGACCGCTTTGACGCCGGCTCCTACGTCACCCTCACCGAGGCGCTCAACCGCCACGATATCGGCCGCGGCCGCGGCGGCCTCAACCGCGCGCTGGGCTCATCGGAGGTGCCAACCATGGTCGTCGGCGTGGACACGGATATCTTGTACCCGTATCACCAGCAGGAACACATCTCGCGCAACCTTGGCAACCTGCTTGCGATGGCGAAGGTTGTCTCCCCGGTAGGCCACGACGCTTTCCTTACCGAGTCACGCCAGATGGATCGCATCTTGCGAAACTTCCTCACCCTTTCCCAACCGGACCCGAGCATCGATTCTGCGGCAGGCGATCCCACGGAGTATTCGATCTAA
- a CDS encoding error-prone DNA polymerase → MKFNGGKALSWSRVERILSGRESAAPVPVNHLHGPTVPTRRGHSVVPFAELHAVSSYSFLDGAAEPEELVARAVELGLEGLAIVDRDGFYGLMKFAESAARTGLPAIYGAELSLVEAPVTVLARTPEGYRRLSRLIARARMEAGEKGQVAYPPLDEVARELEDECFFLVGPEALVAIDNLLERIKIDSIVLEYSCSMSPEDADRHHFLDRYNNLRAIATARPAAATRDQARLAAAKRALARRESLAAAAPHAHPMGAGWLRSGEQMAQLLPDRPELIAETVRLARECSFTWDALAPNLPHFPVPEGHTEMSWLEYEVWRRAKERYASRPVEIRQAARKQIRHELGVIKQLGFPGYFLIVCDLVDFCRRENILCQGRGSAANSAVCFALGITNAEPISAQLLFERFLSPDRDGPPDIDIDIESGRREEVIQYAYRTHGRERAAQVANVITYRRKGATRDAARALGYPQGSADAWSKGTSEPPADVSSLAEQFLGQPRHLGIHSGGMVLCDRPIADVVPMEWARMENRSVLQWDKDDCAAAGLVKFDLLGLGMLEALHHMIDAVRATTGREVHLWELDLAEPEVYDMLCRADAVGVFQVESRAQLATLPRLKPRRFFDLVVEVALIRPGPIQGGSVHPYLRRRDGLEEVTYDHPVLEKSLGKTLGIPLFQEQLMQIAVDAAGFTGAEADDLRRAMGSKRSPEKMAALRSRFYAGLRETNGIEGEVADKLWTKIVAFAAYGFPESHSQSFASLVYFSAWFKYHYPAEFCVGLLRAQPMGFYSPQSLIQDARRHGVRVLPVSINDSGAQARATASAEIRLGLNLIKGLGESAAERVEAAAPFTSVSDLSRRADLSVEQVEALATAGALECLGLDRRQALWQAGVAATEREGMLPGTSALASPHLPGMSAFELMATDVAATGVTHNQQPMELVRASLADVLPASQLPHIPDGIRVRIAGIITHRQRPRTASGLTFLGVEDETGLMNVMVSPGLWSRHKVLARTARAMIIRGIVQNATGAVSVVADKLEPLDFGEFLSRGSRDFR, encoded by the coding sequence GTGAAATTTAATGGCGGAAAGGCACTATCGTGGTCGCGGGTGGAGCGCATCCTCTCCGGCCGTGAATCTGCTGCACCCGTGCCGGTTAATCACCTTCACGGGCCAACGGTTCCTACCCGGCGCGGGCATTCCGTCGTACCCTTTGCGGAGCTGCACGCGGTAAGTTCGTATAGCTTCCTCGACGGCGCCGCCGAGCCGGAGGAGCTGGTGGCTCGGGCCGTGGAGCTAGGGCTCGAAGGGTTGGCTATCGTGGATCGCGATGGCTTTTACGGTCTGATGAAATTTGCCGAATCCGCTGCTAGAACAGGGCTTCCGGCCATATATGGAGCGGAGTTATCCCTCGTGGAGGCTCCGGTGACCGTGCTGGCGCGCACGCCGGAGGGTTATCGCCGCCTATCGAGACTCATTGCCCGCGCCCGGATGGAGGCGGGGGAGAAGGGGCAAGTGGCTTACCCGCCCTTGGATGAGGTGGCGCGCGAACTAGAAGATGAATGCTTCTTCCTAGTAGGGCCGGAAGCATTGGTGGCAATCGATAACTTGCTCGAAAGAATAAAAATAGACAGCATAGTTCTCGAATATTCGTGCAGCATGTCCCCCGAAGATGCGGATCGGCACCATTTTCTTGATAGGTACAATAACCTGCGGGCTATCGCAACCGCACGGCCTGCGGCCGCGACCCGCGACCAAGCTCGGCTCGCCGCCGCCAAGCGCGCCTTAGCCCGCCGCGAATCCCTCGCTGCCGCCGCCCCGCATGCCCACCCCATGGGGGCCGGCTGGCTGCGGTCCGGCGAGCAAATGGCTCAGCTCTTACCCGATCGGCCGGAGCTTATTGCCGAAACCGTGCGCCTAGCTCGCGAATGCTCCTTTACCTGGGATGCACTCGCACCCAACTTGCCGCATTTCCCGGTGCCGGAGGGGCATACCGAAATGAGTTGGCTGGAGTACGAGGTCTGGCGCCGCGCCAAGGAGCGCTATGCTTCGCGCCCGGTCGAGATCAGGCAGGCGGCGCGCAAGCAGATTCGGCATGAGTTGGGCGTCATCAAACAGCTGGGCTTCCCCGGCTACTTTCTGATCGTGTGCGACCTGGTGGATTTTTGCCGCCGCGAGAATATCCTGTGCCAAGGCCGCGGCTCGGCCGCCAATTCTGCGGTGTGCTTCGCGCTGGGCATTACCAATGCCGAGCCCATCTCTGCGCAGCTGCTTTTCGAGCGTTTTCTCTCCCCGGACCGTGATGGGCCGCCCGATATTGATATCGACATCGAGTCCGGCCGCCGCGAAGAAGTTATCCAGTACGCGTATCGCACCCACGGCCGGGAACGCGCGGCGCAAGTGGCTAATGTCATTACCTATCGCCGCAAGGGGGCGACCCGCGATGCCGCGCGTGCGCTGGGCTACCCGCAGGGCTCGGCCGATGCGTGGTCGAAAGGTACCTCCGAGCCGCCTGCCGACGTCTCCTCTTTGGCCGAGCAATTCCTCGGCCAGCCCCGCCACCTAGGAATTCATTCCGGCGGCATGGTGCTGTGCGATCGGCCCATTGCGGACGTCGTGCCCATGGAATGGGCGCGCATGGAAAATCGTTCCGTGCTGCAGTGGGATAAGGACGATTGTGCGGCCGCTGGCCTGGTGAAATTCGACCTTTTGGGCCTCGGCATGTTGGAGGCGCTGCACCACATGATTGATGCCGTGCGCGCCACCACCGGCCGTGAGGTGCACCTGTGGGAGCTCGATCTAGCCGAGCCGGAGGTCTATGACATGCTCTGCCGTGCCGATGCGGTGGGTGTCTTCCAGGTGGAATCCCGCGCGCAGCTAGCCACGCTGCCGCGCCTGAAACCGCGCCGCTTCTTTGACCTGGTGGTCGAGGTCGCGCTCATTCGACCTGGCCCCATCCAAGGCGGATCCGTGCACCCCTACCTGCGCCGCCGCGATGGTTTAGAGGAGGTGACCTATGACCACCCGGTGCTGGAAAAGTCCCTGGGTAAGACGCTGGGCATCCCGCTCTTCCAGGAGCAGTTGATGCAGATCGCGGTCGACGCCGCCGGCTTCACCGGTGCCGAGGCTGATGATCTGCGCCGCGCCATGGGGTCGAAGCGCTCCCCGGAAAAGATGGCCGCGCTGCGCAGTCGTTTTTATGCCGGTCTGCGCGAGACCAATGGTATCGAGGGTGAGGTAGCGGATAAGCTGTGGACCAAAATTGTGGCCTTTGCAGCCTATGGCTTCCCGGAATCGCACTCGCAGTCCTTTGCCTCGTTAGTGTATTTTTCCGCGTGGTTTAAATACCACTACCCGGCGGAGTTTTGCGTGGGCCTGCTGCGCGCGCAGCCGATGGGCTTTTATTCCCCGCAGTCGCTCATCCAAGATGCCCGGCGCCACGGCGTGCGAGTGCTGCCGGTAAGCATTAATGACTCCGGCGCCCAGGCCCGCGCGACGGCCTCGGCCGAGATTCGCTTGGGCCTTAACCTCATCAAGGGGTTGGGGGAGTCCGCCGCCGAGCGTGTAGAGGCGGCCGCGCCTTTTACTAGCGTGTCTGATCTTTCGCGCCGGGCGGATCTCAGCGTGGAGCAGGTGGAAGCGTTGGCCACTGCCGGGGCGTTGGAGTGCCTTGGGCTGGACCGTCGCCAGGCGTTGTGGCAGGCCGGCGTTGCTGCCACCGAGCGCGAGGGCATGTTGCCCGGCACGTCCGCCCTGGCCTCGCCGCACCTGCCCGGCATGTCTGCCTTCGAGCTTATGGCTACCGACGTCGCCGCCACCGGCGTAACGCATAACCAGCAGCCGATGGAGCTGGTGCGTGCCTCGCTTGCCGACGTCCTCCCTGCCTCCCAACTTCCCCATATCCCCGATGGCATCCGCGTGCGCATCGCCGGCATTATTACTCACCGCCAGCGCCCGCGTACTGCGTCTGGCTTGACCTTTTTGGGTGTAGAGGATGAAACCGGCCTGATGAACGTGATGGTCTCACCCGGATTGTGGTCGCGGCATAAGGTGTTGGCCCGCACCGCCCGTGCAATGATCATTCGCGGCATCGTACAAAACGCCACCGGCGCGGTCAGCGTGGTCGCGGATAAGCTCGAGCCGCTGGACTTTGGCGAATTCCTCTCCCGCGGCTCCCGCGATTTCCGCTAG
- a CDS encoding PH domain-containing protein yields the protein MSEEMNPVSPRLVTSRYIHHLSWMALLAAAAAAAGFWWTPWFYWAAGLFVALFFWLLWLIPAQVRNMGWLETDDELLITRGKLWYTFTVVPYGRIQFVDVTSGPIDRALGLKKLQLHTASASTDATIKGLEAPLADTLRTRLAHQARERMSGL from the coding sequence ATGAGCGAAGAAATGAATCCCGTCTCGCCGCGTCTGGTCACCTCGCGCTATATCCACCACCTGAGCTGGATGGCCCTCCTTGCCGCGGCCGCCGCTGCGGCAGGCTTTTGGTGGACCCCGTGGTTCTATTGGGCGGCCGGACTGTTCGTCGCCCTTTTCTTCTGGCTGCTCTGGCTCATCCCAGCCCAAGTGCGCAACATGGGCTGGCTCGAAACCGACGACGAGCTACTTATCACCCGCGGCAAGCTCTGGTACACCTTTACCGTCGTGCCCTATGGCCGCATCCAATTCGTCGATGTCACCTCCGGGCCCATCGACCGCGCGCTCGGGCTGAAAAAGTTGCAGCTCCACACGGCGTCGGCCAGCACGGACGCCACCATCAAGGGCCTAGAAGCCCCGCTTGCCGACACCCTCCGCACCCGCCTTGCCCACCAAGCCCGCGAACGGATGAGCGGCCTATGA
- a CDS encoding helix-turn-helix transcriptional regulator: protein MSPKKKPSAPIYNRVRVLRAERDMSRAQLAEAIDVNPQTVGALERGDHSPSLDLAFRVCEVFDLPVEAIFSRQEFAPMSTEIYRKNS from the coding sequence ATGTCCCCAAAGAAGAAGCCCTCCGCACCCATTTATAACCGGGTACGTGTGCTGCGCGCCGAGCGGGACATGTCGCGCGCACAACTAGCTGAGGCCATCGATGTTAACCCCCAGACCGTCGGTGCACTTGAGCGCGGCGACCACTCCCCCAGCCTGGACTTAGCCTTCCGCGTCTGCGAGGTCTTTGACCTCCCCGTGGAGGCTATCTTTTCCCGCCAGGAATTTGCCCCTATGTCCACTGAAATCTATAGGAAGAATTCCTAA
- a CDS encoding bifunctional methylenetetrahydrofolate dehydrogenase/methenyltetrahydrofolate cyclohydrolase has translation MSATKLDGTLYRDEIFADLAQRVAALKDKGITPGLATVLVGEDPGSQSYVKMKHRDCEKLGINSIRKDLPADITQEELEAVIDELNADDACTGYIVQLPLPKHLDENAILERIDPAKDADGLHPVNLGKLVLNEDAPLPCTPNGCLHLLRRFGVELDGAKTVVIGRGVTVGRPIGLMLTRRSENSTVTLCHTGTKDLAAETREADIVIAAAGQPHMLTANMIKEGAALLDVGVSRVDGKLTGDIHPDCWDKAGFVSPNPGGVGPLTRAFLVRNIVERAEKLA, from the coding sequence ATGAGCGCTACCAAACTAGATGGCACACTGTACCGCGACGAGATTTTCGCCGACCTCGCCCAGCGCGTGGCCGCGCTGAAAGACAAGGGGATTACGCCCGGCCTCGCCACCGTCCTGGTCGGCGAAGACCCCGGCTCCCAGTCCTATGTGAAGATGAAGCACCGCGACTGTGAAAAGCTCGGCATCAACTCCATCCGCAAGGACCTGCCGGCCGACATCACGCAGGAAGAGCTCGAGGCCGTCATCGATGAGCTCAACGCCGATGACGCCTGCACCGGCTACATCGTCCAGCTCCCGCTGCCCAAGCACCTAGATGAAAACGCCATCCTCGAGCGAATCGACCCCGCCAAGGATGCCGATGGCCTGCACCCGGTCAATCTGGGCAAGCTCGTGCTCAACGAGGACGCACCCCTGCCGTGTACCCCGAATGGCTGCTTGCACTTGCTGCGCCGCTTCGGCGTTGAGCTTGACGGCGCCAAGACCGTGGTCATCGGCCGCGGCGTTACCGTGGGTCGCCCCATCGGCCTGATGCTTACCCGCCGCAGCGAGAATTCCACCGTCACGCTCTGCCACACCGGCACCAAAGACCTGGCCGCTGAGACCCGCGAGGCCGATATCGTCATTGCCGCTGCCGGCCAGCCCCACATGCTCACTGCGAACATGATTAAGGAAGGCGCCGCGCTTCTCGACGTCGGAGTTTCCCGCGTCGACGGCAAGCTCACCGGCGACATCCACCCAGACTGCTGGGACAAGGCCGGATTCGTCTCGCCGAACCCGGGCGGCGTCGGCCCGCTGACCCGTGCCTTCTTGGTGCGCAATATCGTCGAGCGCGCGGAAAAGTTGGCGTGA
- a CDS encoding helix-turn-helix domain-containing protein, with translation MKERGITGAALAKEVGITPVNLSVLKNNRAKAVRFSTLAALCAALDCQPGDIFGVE, from the coding sequence ATGAAAGAGCGCGGCATCACCGGTGCAGCCCTGGCCAAAGAGGTGGGCATCACCCCAGTTAACCTCTCCGTTCTAAAGAATAATCGCGCCAAAGCCGTACGCTTTAGCACTCTGGCAGCACTATGCGCGGCACTGGACTGCCAGCCAGGGGATATCTTCGGCGTCGAGTAG
- a CDS encoding MetQ/NlpA family ABC transporter substrate-binding protein: MQIRRVVAATAAVTIAATSLVACSSDDSKSLKVGTTDDAKQAWVAFEQEAKNAGYDIDITPFSDYNTPNQALDQGELDTNNFQHLKFLAEYNHGNDTNLVPIVATEIVPLALFWKDHDSLDGIEGEEVAIPNDSTNQARAINVLVQAGLITLKDKNNLEPTPLDIDEKKSKVKVTPVDAAQTTSAHGEGTPAIINNSFLERAGIDPATAIFQDDPNSEEAEPYINVFAVREEDADNEDIKKLAELWHTDAVQKGVDEDSAGTSVQVERSQEDLQKILDKLEADLD; the protein is encoded by the coding sequence ATGCAGATCCGTCGCGTAGTGGCTGCTACCGCCGCCGTAACCATCGCCGCCACCAGCCTGGTGGCCTGCTCCTCCGATGACTCCAAGTCCCTCAAGGTCGGCACCACCGACGATGCTAAGCAGGCGTGGGTAGCGTTCGAACAGGAAGCAAAGAACGCAGGCTACGACATTGACATCACGCCTTTCTCGGACTACAACACCCCGAACCAGGCTCTGGACCAGGGCGAGCTGGATACCAATAACTTCCAGCATCTGAAGTTCCTGGCGGAATATAACCACGGCAATGACACCAACCTGGTGCCTATCGTGGCCACCGAGATCGTGCCGCTGGCACTGTTCTGGAAGGACCACGACTCCCTCGACGGCATCGAGGGCGAAGAGGTCGCCATCCCGAACGACTCCACCAACCAGGCTCGCGCCATCAACGTGCTGGTCCAAGCCGGCCTTATCACCCTGAAGGACAAGAACAACCTGGAGCCGACCCCGCTGGATATCGACGAGAAGAAGTCCAAGGTCAAGGTCACCCCGGTAGACGCTGCGCAGACCACGTCCGCACATGGCGAAGGCACCCCGGCGATTATCAATAACTCCTTCCTGGAGCGCGCCGGCATCGACCCAGCCACTGCCATCTTCCAGGACGATCCGAACTCCGAAGAGGCAGAGCCGTACATCAACGTCTTTGCCGTCCGCGAGGAAGACGCAGACAACGAAGACATCAAGAAGCTCGCCGAGCTATGGCACACCGACGCCGTTCAAAAGGGCGTCGACGAAGACTCCGCCGGCACCTCCGTCCAGGTGGAGCGCAGCCAGGAGGATCTGCAGAAGATCCTAGATAAGCTCGAAGCAGATCTGGACTAA
- a CDS encoding HNH endonuclease signature motif containing protein produces the protein MISNYLTAVNSPMVLIEECAGLSVEELVDKGFSDREAAEFARLADTYFGRTSFRAKQRTARRTTLPLDALKIIEHYAQKMKTQRAAWALREELCALRVASSEIEKRARRLVREERTTKRSEGVRLTRRRDDLWTLTITAESELVAEINNHVSTVADARRVFSQGAAASTITTNVVLTLNEMVKVTHGEDVTLQLTNGAQISGADLARRALSDVGLITLIHPVTGPVNLYQSRRRATWKQRQMAMAENPVCPWPDCHTPADECQVHHLTPWLLGGDTNPENLTMACKYHNGVNDDDPNAPPRRGRLERRPGEGIVWRPPWASPPEDG, from the coding sequence ATGATTTCGAACTACCTGACAGCCGTGAACTCCCCGATGGTGCTCATCGAGGAGTGTGCTGGGCTGTCGGTAGAAGAGCTCGTCGATAAGGGCTTTAGCGATCGCGAGGCCGCCGAGTTCGCCCGCCTTGCCGATACCTACTTCGGCCGAACCTCCTTTCGCGCCAAGCAGCGCACCGCCCGCCGCACCACGCTGCCGCTCGACGCGCTAAAAATCATCGAGCACTACGCCCAGAAGATGAAAACCCAGCGTGCGGCCTGGGCGCTGCGCGAGGAACTCTGCGCCCTGCGCGTTGCTAGCAGCGAGATTGAAAAGCGCGCCCGCCGCCTGGTGCGCGAGGAGCGTACCACCAAGCGCTCTGAGGGCGTGCGCCTAACCCGCCGCCGCGACGACCTGTGGACGCTGACCATTACCGCCGAGTCCGAACTGGTGGCAGAGATTAACAACCATGTCTCCACCGTCGCCGATGCTCGCCGCGTCTTTTCCCAGGGTGCCGCCGCCTCCACAATCACCACCAATGTGGTGCTTACCCTCAATGAGATGGTCAAAGTTACCCACGGCGAGGACGTCACCCTGCAGCTGACCAATGGCGCGCAAATCTCCGGTGCGGACCTTGCCCGCCGCGCGCTTTCCGACGTCGGCCTTATCACCCTCATCCACCCCGTCACCGGCCCCGTAAACCTCTATCAATCGCGGCGCCGGGCTACATGGAAGCAACGCCAGATGGCGATGGCGGAAAATCCTGTATGTCCGTGGCCCGACTGCCATACGCCGGCGGATGAATGCCAAGTCCACCACCTCACCCCGTGGCTGCTCGGCGGGGACACGAATCCCGAGAACCTCACCATGGCCTGCAAGTATCACAACGGGGTCAATGATGATGACCCCAATGCGCCGCCGCGCCGCGGCCGGCTTGAGCGCCGCCCCGGCGAAGGTATCGTCTGGCGCCCGCCCTGGGCCTCACCGCCCGAAGACGGCTGA
- a CDS encoding PH domain-containing protein, translated as MSTQPSFRRVHRLTPLLHLWSVILALIAAFALNVNMEALSDIFAFITGEHRGEALRDTALALAGFIVVCAVVWLASGLWWRRMGYQLGAEELSLHRGLFSTQLRTARYDRTQAVDVVEPVIARLFRLAAVRVETAGGQSSVIEIAYLKKADAEALRDDILARVHGAPISQTGTPAEESAAELAEEPALVPEIPIARSLIAAALRTSTLFLVGFLIVVVVTRLPLSTALPILVGAIPNVWNVLDSSWRYTARTDGEVLNITYGLADRRRQSIRLDRIHAVQITQPFLWRPLGWYEVRVSVAGYGASASGKASGSTRILPVGTLAQARQFLPADAAPTYASPARAKWVSPLDYRQQTVALTGDYVIVRNGRLNRRVKAIHTSHIQELTYRRGPISQALGLATVDLDLVQGPVRMAARNLTLADATALLARLRSRQLPGLKPPR; from the coding sequence ATGAGTACCCAGCCGAGCTTCCGTCGCGTCCACCGCCTTACCCCGCTGCTGCACCTGTGGTCGGTCATCTTGGCCCTCATCGCGGCCTTCGCCCTCAACGTCAACATGGAGGCCCTGAGCGATATATTCGCCTTTATCACTGGCGAACACCGCGGCGAGGCCCTGCGCGATACCGCTTTAGCTCTCGCCGGTTTCATTGTGGTCTGCGCGGTCGTGTGGCTCGCTTCCGGCCTGTGGTGGCGCCGCATGGGCTACCAGCTCGGCGCGGAAGAACTTTCCCTGCACCGCGGCCTCTTTTCAACCCAATTGCGCACCGCACGGTATGACCGCACGCAGGCCGTCGACGTCGTCGAGCCCGTCATCGCACGCCTTTTCCGGCTAGCGGCTGTGCGCGTGGAAACCGCCGGCGGCCAATCTTCCGTCATCGAAATCGCCTACCTCAAAAAGGCCGATGCCGAGGCCCTGCGCGATGACATCCTCGCCCGCGTTCACGGTGCTCCCATCTCCCAAACCGGGACACCAGCCGAGGAATCGGCTGCAGAACTGGCCGAAGAACCGGCCCTCGTGCCCGAAATCCCCATCGCCCGCTCCCTGATTGCGGCCGCGTTGCGTACGTCCACGCTTTTCCTCGTCGGCTTCCTCATCGTCGTCGTGGTCACCCGGCTGCCGCTGTCGACCGCGCTGCCCATCCTCGTCGGCGCGATACCCAACGTCTGGAACGTGCTCGATTCATCCTGGCGCTACACCGCCCGCACCGACGGCGAGGTCCTCAACATCACTTACGGCCTGGCCGATCGCCGCCGCCAAAGCATCCGCCTCGACCGCATCCACGCTGTACAAATTACCCAGCCGTTCCTGTGGCGGCCGTTGGGCTGGTATGAGGTGAGGGTTTCGGTGGCGGGATATGGGGCGTCGGCAAGCGGCAAGGCTTCTGGCTCCACCCGCATCCTGCCGGTGGGCACCCTCGCCCAAGCCCGGCAATTCCTCCCGGCCGACGCCGCCCCCACCTACGCCTCGCCGGCCCGCGCCAAATGGGTCTCCCCGCTGGATTACCGCCAGCAAACCGTCGCGCTCACCGGCGACTACGTCATCGTGCGCAACGGCCGGCTCAACCGCCGCGTCAAGGCCATCCACACCTCCCATATCCAGGAGCTAACCTACCGCCGCGGGCCGATTTCCCAGGCGCTCGGCCTAGCCACCGTCGACCTTGACTTGGTCCAAGGGCCGGTGCGCATGGCCGCGCGCAACCTCACGCTTGCCGACGCCACCGCACTCCTTGCCCGCCTGCGCTCCCGCCAACTGCCGGGACTTAAACCGCCCCGTTAA
- a CDS encoding tRNA (cytidine(34)-2'-O)-methyltransferase, producing MSQLHIVFDNPVIPTNTGNAIRTAAVTGASLHLIEPLGFNFDDKHLKRAGLDYHDLADVQIHKDFQACMDALPGARVFAFTTHTDKWFTDIEYQEGDVLLFGTEPTGLPEEHINHPRVTDRVRIPMVPARRSMNLSNSASTAVFEAWRQLGFNGAV from the coding sequence ATGAGCCAGCTGCACATTGTCTTTGATAACCCGGTCATTCCTACTAATACGGGCAACGCCATCCGCACGGCCGCGGTAACAGGCGCGAGCCTGCACCTGATTGAGCCGCTGGGCTTTAATTTCGACGATAAGCACTTAAAGCGCGCCGGGCTGGATTATCACGATCTGGCCGATGTGCAGATTCACAAGGATTTTCAGGCCTGCATGGATGCGCTGCCGGGGGCGCGCGTCTTCGCGTTTACCACGCATACGGATAAGTGGTTTACGGATATCGAATACCAGGAGGGCGATGTCTTGCTCTTCGGCACGGAGCCGACTGGCCTGCCGGAGGAGCATATTAACCATCCGCGCGTGACGGATCGTGTGCGCATTCCGATGGTGCCGGCCAGGCGCTCGATGAACCTGTCGAATTCGGCGTCGACGGCCGTATTCGAGGCGTGGCGCCAGCTGGGCTTTAACGGGGCGGTTTAA